The genome window TCAAAACATTTGCTAATAAATggtcctttgtttttattgttacaaatatttgcaataaaatattttgcttggGTCCTTGGATAGCTTCATAAAACAATGTTTTCAGAAGCAATAAATCAGAgaacaaatgaatataaaaaattttcttatagTCAGGCAAAATTAAGGGAAGATAAATATTTAAGAGAATGGTTAAAAACCTGGTACCTTAAACAAGGAACTGCCATTTTAGTCCTAGTTGATACCTCTGAGAttgtctaatttataaatgaacAGTGCACTTTTAAATCCACTTTACTATTCAATATTAACAAATTAACTCAAGAGAATGTAATTCCTGATAAAATCTTTCAGACTATACATgcacacaaaaataaatcatttcaagctgtcaagaaaaatgaataatattgACATATTTGGACATTAAGTTCAGCTATATGCTAACAAATAAGAATGGGAGTAATTTGGTAGTTTCAAGAAAAATTCCGCTTTTCTTGATATTTTAGCAAAATACTCAATCTTGTAGTGTAAATAAGCACAGTGCTCTGAATCAAATACTTTACAAAATAGTGTTAAAATGGgcttatcacttttttttaatgccttcatTGCATCATTTTCCTGTTAAGGTCAGTATTTATCCTGAAATGACATCAAGTCTGTTCTGGTTAGTTCTTTGGCATGTTTGAAGTCAGCAGAAGCACTCTTTCCTAGGCTTCACTGCTTCCTCAGAAGAATGCACAGTATTTGGAACAAAACCACTTTTAACCCCTTCCCAGCCATCCTGAATACAAATCTCTCCCCTTTTGATAAGTTCATATATGTCTCTTGTCAAGATAGTGAAGGATTCCTCAACATTTGTTGCATTTTTTGCTGAGGTTTCTATATACTTGATACCACAGTCTGCAGACAGTTTTTTAGCTTCTTCCCTTGTAACTTGACGTTGAGAAGCTAAATCACATTTGTGTCCCACTAGCAGAAATACAATCCGAAATGGCTGTACGTGCATTTTTGCTTCTTCTAGCCAATCTTTCACATGTTCAAAAGATCGTCGATTAGTTATATCAAAAACTAAAAATCCACCAACTGAGTTGCGGTAATAAGATCGAGTTAttgatctgaaaaagaaatagaaaaaaatgattgtAAAAAGACAAGCTGTTCTTATTCCCCCTTTTCAAACAATGTAGCACCATAATAAAACACGAAGATACCTTAATGCGATTTAAGTATGAAGTGTTGTAAGTGAACAAAAATATTCTGTGAGACTAATATACAAGCCAGTTTCAACCACTGACAACAAGTTATTTTTAGATAGACAAATATACACTTACATGGTGTGTCATCTTGCACTATTTtaggattgtttttatttttaaatatctgaaaaaataattattacatcATTGTAGTTAAAAATAGGCACACTGAAAGATTTAGTAAAGGTCAGAGGTTATTACCAGACCTTAAGAATCTCCCCcagtcatttaattaaaaaagaccCTCTCTATCAGCGAATTAAAAAACAAGGGCAGACTTTTTACAGTGTTAATTGCAGGTACAGTCCCATGCTATACCTATTCAAGAAACAAAATTGTTTGGAAATGGGATAAGGTATGCTAATGATTTTTTGCCTCTCCAGATGTAGTCTCCTCTCTTTGGACTTCAGGAAGCTGACCCTTTTTAGAAAGCTTGCCCAAACTCCCTTGCCATCTGGCTTGCAGTGGGGTTCAGCCAATGGGAGGTGATTGCTGGAGACTGGAAGGACAGGTATTGACACCTCCCAGCCCCCAACTGGGCTGAGACTTGACAGTAGTTGTGTTCCTGTGTCCAGTCAAGTCTCCTGTTGGGTAGTTCCACTCCTGTGGCTATGCCTTTCACCAAGTTCTGGT of Saccopteryx bilineata isolate mSacBil1 chromosome 1, mSacBil1_pri_phased_curated, whole genome shotgun sequence contains these proteins:
- the RAB39A gene encoding ras-related protein Rab-39A; its protein translation is METIWIYQFRLIVIGDSTVGKSCLLHRFTQGRFPGLRSPACDPTVGVDFFSRLLEIEPGKRIKLQLWDTAGQERFRSITRSYYRNSVGGFLVFDITNRRSFEHVKDWLEEAKMHVQPFRIVFLLVGHKCDLASQRQVTREEAKKLSADCGIKYIETSAKNATNVEESFTILTRDIYELIKRGEICIQDGWEGVKSGFVPNTVHSSEEAVKPRKECFC